The Podarcis raffonei isolate rPodRaf1 chromosome 2, rPodRaf1.pri, whole genome shotgun sequence genome window below encodes:
- the EGR1 gene encoding early growth response protein 1, translating into MAAAKAEMQLLPSLQMADPFGSFPHSPPTMDSNYPKLEEIMLLAGAGSQFLSPGGGSESGGAGGAGGNGSFNPSGEGGEQSYEHLAADTFPDISLSGDKSLAVETSYPSQTTRLPPITYTGRFSLEPAPGSGGSTPLWPEPLFSLVSGLVGMATPPATSAAAPPSSSASPSIPSSSSASPSPALSCSVQGSDSSPIYSAAPTFPAPGGADLFPEQPFASPSGGSLSFPPPAYPTGKSTFQLPIIPDYLFPPPQQQQPGGDLGLGSAEQKPFPSPQPSLTPLSTIKAFATQSNGGGGGSTAEPKSLPGSYQAQLVKPSRMRKYPNRPSKTPPHERPYACPVESCDRRFSRSDELTRHIRIHTGQKPFQCRICMRNFSRSDHLTTHIRTHTGEKPFACDICGRKFARSDERKRHTKIHLRQKDKKAADKGQAAAAAPTAPSVAASPLAPYSASPASYPSPASSYPSPGPASYSPPVTSYASPVTSYASPVTSPFPSFPSPSVATSYASMASSTFQSQAAATPFPSPGGLGSPFGSQVTSALSDMASTFSPRTIEIC; encoded by the exons ATGGCCGCGGCCAAGGCCGAGATGCAGCTTCTGCCCTCGCTGCAGATGGCCGATCCCTTCGGCTCCTTCCCGCACTCGCCGCCCACCATGGACTCCAACTACCCCAAGCTCGAGGAGATCATGCTGCTGGCCGGAGCCGGCTCGCAGTTCCTCAGTCCCGGCGGCGGCAGCGAGAGCGGCGGCgccggaggagcaggaggcaaCGGCAGCTTCAACCCCTCGGGCGAAGGCGGAGAGCAGTCCTACGAGCACCTTGCTGCAG ACACTTTCCCCGACATCTCTCTGAGCGGCGACAAGTCCTTGGCGGTGGAGACCAGCTACCCGAGCCAGACCACCCGCCTGCCGCCCATCACGTACACGGGTCGCTTCTCCTTGGAGCCGGCGCCTGGCAGCGGGGGTAGCACCCCTCTGTGGCCCGAGCCTCTCTTCAGCCTGGTCAGCGGCCTGGTGGGCATGGCCACCCCGCCCGCCACCTCCGCCGCGGCGCCGCCGTCGTCGTCCGCCTCGCCGTCCATCCCGTCGTCGTCGTCCGCCTCGCCCAGCCCGGCGCTGAGCTGCTCGGTGCAAGGCAGCGACTCGAGCCCCATCTACTCGGCGGCGCCCACCTTCCCAGCCCCAGGCGGCGCCGACCTCTTCCCGGAGCAGCCCTTCGCCAGCCCGTCGGGCGGCTCGCTGTCCTTCCCGCCGCCGGCTTACCCGACGGGCAAGAGCACCTTCCAGCTGCCCATCATCCCGGACTACCTCTTCCcgccgccgcagcagcagcagccgggggGCGACCTGGGCCTGGGCTCGGCGGAGCAGAAGCCTTTCCCGAGCCCGCAGCCGTCGCTGACGCCGCTGTccaccatcaaagcctttgccACGCAGAGTAACGGGGGCGGCGGGGGCTCGACGGCGGAGCCCAAGAGCCTCCCGGGGTCGTACCAGGCGCAGCTGGTCAAGCCCAGCCGCATGCGCAAGTACCCCAACCGGCCCAGCAAGACCCCTCCCCACGAGCGGCCCTACGCCTGCCCCGTCGAGTCCTGCGACCGCCGCTTTTCGCGCTCCGACGAGCTGACGCGCCACATCCGCATCCACACGGGCCAGAAGCCCTTCCAGTGCCGCATCTGCATGCGCAACTTCAGCCGCAGCGACCACCTCACCACGCACATCCGcacccacacgggagagaagcccttCGCCTGCGACATCTGCGGGCGCAAGTTCGCGCGCAGCGACGAGCGCAAGCGCCACACCAAGATCCACCTGCGCCAGAAGGACAAGAAGGCCGCTGACAAGGGACAAGCTGCCGCGGCCGCCCCGACGGCACCTTCCGTGGCCGCCTCCCCGCTGGCGCCCTACTCCGCCTCGCCCGCCTCCTACCCGTCCCCCGCCTCCTCCTACCCCTCGCCGGGGCCGGCCTCCTACTCTCCCCCCGTGACGTCCTATGCCTCTCCCGTGACTTCATACGCCTCCCCCGTGACGTCgcccttcccctccttcccctcgccTTCGGTGGCCACCAGCTACGCTTCCATGGCCTCGTCCACCTTCCAGAGCCAGGCGGCAGCCACCCCGTTCCCATCCCCCGGGGGCCTCGGCAGCCCCTTCGGCTCGCAAGTGACTTCTGCACTTTCTGACATGGCCTCCACTTTCTCGCCCAGGACAATCGAGATCTGCTGA